Proteins encoded within one genomic window of Microbacterium sp. LKL04:
- a CDS encoding amidohydrolase family protein: MPEKIKIVGLEEHIALPLVLDAWERSGVQPNAHSGWGDDPFARRLRSTGAERLADMDDQGIDVAVLSLNSPGVQNLSAADAPVVARDANDHLAAIVSEHPNRFQAWAAIPTADPTAAAAELERAVDRLGFVGAMLYGRTGDVLADSPAHDELYAKAVELGVPLHFHPQVPTPGVIESYYSALGPAGMGLATAGLGWYYDLGIQYMRMIFSGVFDRHPDLQVVAGHWGELVMFYLDHTGIMASNAKLERPLLDYWAQNFWIAGSGTVSQRYMRWTAEVVGTERMVYSTDYPYTFGTRPDDFPFLDTSTGVGRSFLEDSPFTHEQKVAIGSGNWELLTTRRR, encoded by the coding sequence ATGCCAGAGAAGATCAAGATCGTCGGGCTCGAAGAGCACATCGCGCTCCCGCTGGTGCTGGATGCGTGGGAACGTTCGGGGGTCCAGCCGAACGCGCACTCCGGGTGGGGAGACGACCCGTTCGCCCGCCGGCTCCGGAGTACCGGCGCGGAGCGCCTGGCCGACATGGACGATCAAGGGATCGACGTGGCCGTCCTGTCGCTGAATTCACCCGGGGTCCAGAATCTGTCCGCAGCGGACGCGCCCGTCGTCGCGCGCGACGCGAACGATCACCTCGCCGCGATCGTGTCCGAACATCCCAACCGGTTCCAGGCGTGGGCCGCCATCCCCACGGCCGACCCGACCGCCGCCGCGGCCGAGCTCGAGCGGGCCGTCGACCGGCTCGGCTTCGTCGGAGCGATGCTCTACGGCCGCACCGGCGACGTCTTGGCTGACTCGCCGGCCCACGACGAGCTGTACGCGAAGGCCGTGGAACTCGGCGTGCCCCTGCACTTCCACCCGCAGGTGCCCACGCCCGGGGTCATCGAGTCCTATTACTCGGCCCTCGGCCCGGCCGGCATGGGCCTCGCTACCGCGGGCCTCGGCTGGTACTACGACCTCGGGATCCAGTACATGCGCATGATCTTCAGTGGCGTCTTCGACCGCCATCCCGATCTGCAGGTCGTCGCCGGGCACTGGGGGGAGTTGGTGATGTTCTATCTCGACCACACCGGCATCATGGCGAGCAACGCGAAACTCGAGCGACCGCTGCTCGACTACTGGGCCCAGAACTTCTGGATCGCGGGGAGCGGCACCGTGTCTCAGCGCTACATGCGGTGGACCGCGGAGGTCGTCGGGACCGAGCGGATGGTCTACTCGACGGATTACCCCTACACGTTCGGTACTCGCCCCGATGACTTTCCCTTCCTCGACACCTCTACCGGCGTCGGCCGCAGCTTTCTCGAGGATTCGCCATTCACGCACGAGCAGAAGGTCGCCATCGGTTCCGGCAACTGGGAGTTGCTGACGACCCGGCGGCGATGA
- a CDS encoding TetR/AcrR family transcriptional regulator produces the protein MGAGDEDTQRHRIREIILTAASELIAEGGAAAMTTRAVAMRAGVQAPTIYRLFEDKQGLVRAVAAHVLETYARSKDVADDDDDPVVALGAAWRAHIDFGLANSGLYLLMNDGTHATRQAEHDTPSGVPDVLTTRVRAIASAGILMVPEERAVDLIRAAGDGVIRALLAARADAERMSVLSEDMLNSVLAQIVHSRGETPSRPVDALLIQLRAVTDELTGLSTAEQALLREWVGRSIDRRASSAGSAASSDAL, from the coding sequence ATGGGCGCGGGAGACGAGGACACACAGCGGCATCGCATACGGGAGATCATCCTCACGGCCGCCAGTGAACTCATCGCCGAGGGCGGCGCGGCCGCGATGACCACCCGTGCCGTTGCTATGCGGGCGGGCGTGCAAGCCCCCACGATCTACCGCCTGTTCGAGGACAAGCAGGGGCTGGTTCGGGCAGTCGCAGCCCACGTCCTCGAGACCTATGCCCGATCGAAGGATGTCGCCGACGACGACGACGACCCCGTTGTCGCTCTGGGGGCAGCATGGCGAGCGCACATCGACTTCGGCCTTGCCAACTCGGGTCTGTATCTCCTCATGAACGACGGCACGCATGCGACCCGACAGGCCGAGCACGACACGCCGTCGGGTGTCCCCGATGTCCTGACGACGCGCGTGCGAGCGATCGCCTCTGCCGGCATCCTGATGGTCCCGGAGGAACGAGCAGTAGACCTCATCCGCGCTGCGGGCGACGGAGTGATCCGCGCACTTCTGGCCGCGCGGGCCGATGCCGAGCGCATGTCCGTGCTGTCCGAGGACATGCTCAACAGCGTCCTCGCACAGATCGTCCACAGCCGGGGCGAGACCCCTTCCCGCCCCGTCGATGCTCTCCTGATCCAGCTGCGAGCCGTGACCGACGAGCTGACGGGTCTCAGCACTGCAGAGCAGGCGCTCCTTCGTGAATGGGTCGGCCGCAGCATCGACCGGCGAGCATCATCGGCGGGGAGCGCTGCCTCCTCCGACGCCCTCTAG
- a CDS encoding metal-dependent transcriptional regulator, with product MPASTVDDYLKTIYHHTEWQTDPVTPSVLAAELGLAPSSVTEMIKKLAAQGLVSHRPYGPISLTDAGTSRATAVIRRHRLIETWLVREFGYAWDEVHDEAEVLEHTISDRLLAGIDARLGHPRFDPHGDAIPGPDGSVEREPFVLLAEATIGHTGRVLRVSDRDPALLRSLEEVGIDVGHTVTATGRDAVQIDGGPTVDLPAAAARAVWLTA from the coding sequence GTGCCCGCGTCCACGGTCGACGACTATCTGAAGACGATCTACCACCACACCGAGTGGCAGACCGATCCCGTCACCCCGTCGGTGCTGGCGGCCGAACTCGGACTCGCGCCCTCCTCTGTCACCGAGATGATCAAGAAGCTCGCGGCCCAAGGCCTCGTGTCGCACCGTCCCTACGGTCCGATCTCGCTGACGGATGCCGGGACCTCCCGCGCGACCGCGGTGATCCGTCGGCATCGCCTCATCGAGACGTGGCTCGTCCGCGAGTTCGGCTACGCGTGGGATGAGGTGCACGACGAGGCCGAGGTGCTCGAGCACACGATCAGCGACCGACTGCTCGCCGGGATCGACGCGCGCCTCGGGCATCCGCGGTTCGACCCGCACGGCGACGCGATCCCCGGGCCGGACGGGAGCGTCGAGCGCGAGCCGTTCGTCCTGCTCGCCGAGGCGACGATCGGACACACCGGCCGCGTCCTGCGGGTCTCGGATCGGGACCCCGCACTGCTGCGCTCGCTCGAAGAGGTCGGCATCGACGTCGGGCACACGGTCACCGCGACGGGGCGCGACGCCGTGCAGATCGACGGCGGGCCGACGGTCGACCTGCCGGCCGCTGCCGCGCGCGCGGTGTGGCTCACCGCCTGA
- a CDS encoding SDR family NAD(P)-dependent oxidoreductase — MARDDWDPDDLPDLSGRRYLVTGSNTGLGFFSCLQLAGAGAHVIMTARNPSKLSRARAAVLAQVPDADLETLALDTSNLGSVRAAAATVRGRVGLHGVMLNAGIVHPPKTRQLTRDGHELVIATNALGHYALAGALLPALAAARGRMVWLGSIATKLFPWDPVDPELVDDYTPWRAYVQSKVATAAIGFEADRRLRAASVPVSSLVAHPGYSLGGRTRRIAGVSAPSRRKRFVGGLQAAVSQSKESGAWAPVRALVDPEAEGGQYWGPAHTYTGAPVQVRAPRVTIDPDVGARMWHYAEHATRAEWPYLKGRKLRLR, encoded by the coding sequence GTGGCGCGCGACGACTGGGACCCCGACGATCTCCCCGATCTGAGCGGCCGCCGCTACCTCGTCACCGGCTCGAACACCGGCCTCGGGTTCTTCTCGTGCCTTCAGCTCGCGGGAGCGGGCGCGCACGTCATCATGACGGCGCGGAACCCGTCGAAGCTGTCCCGCGCCAGGGCCGCGGTCCTCGCGCAGGTGCCGGATGCCGACCTCGAGACGCTCGCGCTCGACACGAGCAATCTCGGCTCGGTGCGTGCCGCTGCGGCGACCGTGCGCGGCCGCGTCGGACTCCACGGCGTCATGCTCAACGCCGGCATCGTGCACCCGCCGAAGACGCGCCAACTGACCCGTGACGGGCACGAACTCGTCATCGCGACCAATGCCCTCGGCCACTACGCGCTCGCCGGGGCCCTCCTCCCCGCCCTCGCCGCTGCCCGCGGTCGCATGGTCTGGCTCGGCTCCATCGCCACGAAGCTCTTCCCGTGGGATCCCGTGGATCCCGAACTGGTCGACGACTACACCCCGTGGCGCGCCTACGTGCAGTCGAAGGTCGCGACCGCGGCCATCGGATTCGAGGCCGACCGTCGGTTGCGCGCGGCATCCGTCCCCGTCTCGAGCCTCGTCGCGCACCCCGGCTACTCGCTCGGCGGACGGACCCGACGCATCGCCGGCGTCAGTGCGCCGTCGCGACGCAAGCGGTTCGTCGGCGGACTGCAGGCCGCCGTCTCGCAGTCGAAGGAGAGCGGCGCGTGGGCGCCGGTCCGCGCACTCGTCGATCCCGAGGCCGAGGGTGGCCAGTACTGGGGTCCCGCGCACACGTACACGGGCGCCCCCGTGCAGGTTCGCGCGCCGCGAGTCACGATCGACCCCGACGTTGGTGCCCGCATGTGGCACTACGCCGAGCACGCGACCCGTGCCGAATGGCCCTACCTCAAGGGCCGCAAACTCCGCCTGCGCTGA
- the pyrE gene encoding orotate phosphoribosyltransferase, with product MTVASTPELEADRQRLISLIQEEAVFHGDFTLSSGKRASYYVDMRKLTLDHRAAPAIGRIMLDLIRDVDGIVAVGGLTLGADPIANAVMHESARTDAPLDAFVVRKEPKDHGRGRQVEGADVVGKRVIVVEDTSTTGQSALKAVEALRREGAEPVAVAVIVDRKTGAQAAVEAEGLTWLAAIDLDDLGLQPQ from the coding sequence GTGACCGTCGCCTCCACGCCCGAACTCGAAGCCGATCGCCAGCGCCTCATCTCGCTCATCCAGGAAGAGGCCGTTTTCCACGGCGACTTCACCCTGTCGAGCGGGAAGAGGGCCTCGTACTACGTCGACATGCGCAAGCTCACGCTCGACCACCGCGCGGCCCCCGCGATCGGGCGGATCATGCTCGACCTCATCCGCGACGTCGACGGCATCGTCGCGGTGGGCGGTCTGACGCTCGGCGCCGACCCCATCGCCAACGCCGTCATGCACGAGTCGGCGCGCACCGACGCTCCGCTCGACGCCTTCGTCGTCCGCAAGGAGCCCAAGGACCACGGCCGCGGTCGTCAGGTCGAAGGAGCGGATGTCGTCGGCAAGCGCGTCATCGTGGTCGAGGACACCTCGACCACGGGACAGTCGGCGCTCAAGGCGGTCGAGGCGCTGCGCCGCGAAGGTGCCGAGCCCGTCGCCGTCGCCGTCATCGTCGACCGCAAGACCGGAGCGCAGGCCGCCGTCGAAGCCGAGGGCCTGACCTGGCTCGCTGCGATCGACCTCGACGACCTGGGGCTGCAGCCGCAGTAG
- a CDS encoding exodeoxyribonuclease III: MRLATWNVNSIRARIVRTVDFAVRENIDVLAMQEIKCKPEQFPYEAFEEAGYHVEAHGLNQWNGVAIASRSPITEVEHAFPDMPGFLKGHEGPDAPQEARALGATINGVKVWSLYVPNGRGLDDPHFTYKLHWLEALRAYTQSTLAAHPDLPLALVGDFNIAPTDADNGDPTVVEGVTTHVSPEERASFQALLDAGLVDTVRPLVPSGYTYWDYKQLRFPRNEGLRIDFILGSSAFADGVVGASIHRDERKGEIPSDHVPVVVDLDLNDEGDDDRPMIF; this comes from the coding sequence ATGCGGCTTGCCACTTGGAACGTCAATTCGATCCGCGCGCGCATCGTGCGCACCGTCGACTTCGCCGTACGCGAGAACATCGACGTGCTCGCGATGCAGGAGATCAAGTGCAAGCCCGAGCAGTTCCCTTATGAGGCGTTCGAAGAGGCCGGATATCACGTCGAAGCGCACGGCCTCAATCAGTGGAACGGCGTCGCGATCGCGAGTCGCTCCCCGATCACCGAGGTCGAGCACGCGTTCCCCGACATGCCCGGGTTCCTGAAGGGGCACGAAGGACCGGATGCCCCGCAGGAGGCGCGGGCGCTGGGCGCGACGATCAACGGGGTCAAGGTGTGGAGCCTCTACGTCCCGAACGGCCGCGGGCTCGACGACCCGCACTTCACGTACAAGCTGCACTGGCTCGAGGCCCTCCGCGCCTACACGCAGTCGACGCTCGCGGCTCACCCCGACCTGCCGCTCGCGCTCGTCGGCGACTTCAACATCGCACCGACGGATGCCGACAACGGCGACCCGACGGTGGTCGAAGGCGTGACGACCCACGTCTCCCCCGAGGAGCGCGCCTCGTTCCAGGCCCTCCTCGACGCCGGACTCGTCGACACCGTCCGCCCGCTCGTCCCCTCCGGCTACACCTACTGGGACTACAAGCAGCTGCGTTTCCCCCGCAATGAGGGCCTGCGGATCGACTTCATCCTCGGCTCCTCGGCCTTCGCCGACGGGGTGGTCGGGGCATCCATCCACCGCGACGAGCGCAAGGGCGAGATCCCGAGCGACCACGTCCCGGTCGTGGTCGACCTGGACCTGAACGACGAGGGCGACGACGACCGTCCGATGATCTTCTGA
- a CDS encoding sensor histidine kinase: protein MPESMLRRAATAAERRQDAWLAAGLFVAAMISTALGSVSGIYGDEQPDLIWGLLYSVAMTAPLAFRRRYPMTTLIAVSVVFFVGVSARIPELYVGNVALFVGMYTVGAWVSDRRRAALVRILLIVAMFVWLMITIFQTAASSEDGLSQEGPFSPFAAFAMIQFLVNVAFFGGAYLFGERAYTGAMERTALEERTRELERERERTAAQAVALDRVRIARELHDVVAHHVSAMGVQAGAARTVLGRDPDAARTALTGVESSARQALTELRQLLETLRTPETDAPGGSTVRLDALPDLVAHANENGLPTTVSIVGDPVPTPELVQVNLYRIAQEALTNARRHGGPGATADVRLRYADDAVELEVSNEGRGPISGRAGLGLVGMRERAAASGGTLEARARPRGGFLVRVRVPLSQAVPA, encoded by the coding sequence ATGCCCGAATCGATGCTCCGCCGCGCGGCGACCGCGGCCGAACGACGCCAGGACGCCTGGCTCGCCGCCGGACTGTTCGTCGCCGCGATGATCAGCACCGCCCTGGGCTCGGTCTCGGGCATCTACGGCGACGAACAGCCCGACCTCATCTGGGGTCTGCTCTACTCGGTCGCGATGACGGCGCCGCTCGCCTTCCGGCGCCGGTACCCGATGACGACCCTGATCGCAGTGTCCGTCGTGTTCTTCGTGGGAGTCTCGGCGCGCATCCCCGAGCTCTACGTCGGCAACGTCGCCCTGTTCGTCGGGATGTACACGGTCGGCGCGTGGGTGTCGGATCGTCGTCGCGCGGCGCTCGTGCGCATCCTGCTGATCGTCGCGATGTTCGTGTGGCTGATGATCACGATCTTCCAGACCGCCGCCTCCTCCGAGGACGGCCTGTCGCAGGAGGGGCCGTTCTCGCCCTTCGCGGCCTTCGCGATGATCCAGTTCCTCGTCAACGTGGCTTTCTTCGGCGGGGCGTACCTGTTCGGCGAGCGCGCTTACACGGGCGCGATGGAGCGCACCGCCCTCGAGGAGCGCACCCGCGAACTCGAGCGGGAGCGGGAGCGGACGGCCGCTCAAGCCGTCGCCCTCGATCGGGTCCGCATCGCCCGCGAGCTGCACGACGTGGTCGCGCACCACGTGTCGGCGATGGGCGTGCAGGCGGGCGCCGCGCGCACGGTGCTGGGCCGCGATCCGGATGCGGCGCGCACCGCGCTGACAGGCGTCGAGTCCTCGGCCCGCCAAGCGCTGACCGAGCTCCGTCAGCTTCTCGAGACGCTCCGCACCCCCGAGACCGACGCCCCCGGCGGGTCGACGGTGCGCTTGGACGCGCTGCCGGACCTGGTCGCCCACGCGAACGAGAACGGCCTGCCGACGACGGTCTCGATCGTGGGGGATCCGGTCCCGACGCCCGAGCTGGTGCAGGTGAACCTGTACCGCATCGCGCAGGAGGCCCTCACGAATGCGCGCCGCCACGGCGGGCCCGGCGCGACGGCCGACGTGCGCCTGCGGTACGCCGACGACGCGGTGGAGCTCGAGGTCTCGAACGAGGGCCGCGGACCGATCTCCGGGCGAGCGGGCCTCGGCCTCGTCGGAATGCGCGAACGGGCGGCTGCGTCCGGAGGAACGCTCGAGGCGAGAGCTCGGCCCCGGGGCGGCTTCCTCGTGCGGGTGCGCGTGCCGCTGTCGCAGGCGGTGCCGGCATGA
- a CDS encoding response regulator: MIRVLLVDDHAVMRAGFRMILDAAGDIEVVGEAGDGRAAIEAARTLQPDVICMDVQMPDMDGLEATRQIVADAGIAASVVIVTTFDRDDYLFQALSAGASGFLLKNAGPEELTNAVRVAASGDALLAPAVTRRVIERFTRTEAEPAASLPRETDAAPRLPVELTDREVEVLRLLAQAMSNGEIARELYIGEATVKTHVSNVLQKLGARDRVAAVVWAHRYGLA, from the coding sequence ATGATCCGGGTGCTGCTGGTCGACGACCACGCCGTCATGCGGGCCGGCTTCCGCATGATCCTCGATGCCGCCGGCGACATCGAGGTGGTCGGCGAGGCGGGCGACGGTCGCGCCGCGATCGAGGCCGCTCGCACGCTTCAGCCCGACGTCATCTGCATGGACGTGCAGATGCCCGACATGGACGGCCTCGAGGCGACGCGGCAGATCGTGGCGGATGCCGGGATCGCGGCATCCGTCGTCATCGTGACGACCTTCGACCGCGACGACTACCTGTTCCAGGCCCTCTCGGCCGGGGCGAGCGGATTCCTGCTCAAGAACGCCGGACCTGAAGAGCTCACGAACGCCGTCCGCGTCGCCGCCTCGGGCGACGCGCTGCTCGCGCCGGCCGTGACGCGCCGGGTCATCGAGCGCTTCACCCGGACCGAGGCGGAACCGGCGGCATCCCTCCCCCGCGAGACGGATGCCGCGCCCCGCCTTCCGGTGGAGCTCACCGACCGCGAGGTCGAGGTGTTGCGGCTGCTCGCGCAGGCGATGAGCAACGGCGAGATCGCCCGCGAGCTCTACATCGGCGAGGCGACGGTGAAGACGCACGTGTCGAACGTGCTGCAGAAGCTCGGCGCCCGCGACCGCGTCGCCGCCGTCGTCTGGGCGCACCGCTACGGCCTCGCCTGA
- a CDS encoding NADPH-dependent FMN reductase: MTDRTIGYIVGSISSTSINRRLAEALKRLAPEGTTLVEIPIADLPFYSVDHDGNFPQAAEDFKQAIADVDGVIIVTPEYSRSIPGVLKNALDWASRPYGQNSFNGKPTAVIGTSGSGIATAAAQQHLKAILSHFNAPTLGQPEGYIQSTPGLFAENGEVTNDETAGFLIGYLEAFGDLVDRFAKVPAGA, from the coding sequence ATGACGGACCGCACCATCGGCTACATCGTCGGCAGCATCTCGTCGACCTCGATCAACCGCCGCCTCGCCGAGGCGCTGAAGCGCCTCGCCCCCGAGGGCACGACGCTGGTCGAGATCCCGATCGCCGACCTGCCCTTCTACTCGGTCGACCACGACGGGAACTTCCCCCAGGCCGCCGAGGACTTCAAGCAGGCGATCGCCGACGTCGACGGCGTCATCATCGTGACCCCCGAGTACAGCCGCTCCATCCCGGGCGTGCTGAAGAACGCGCTCGACTGGGCCTCACGCCCGTACGGCCAGAACTCCTTCAACGGAAAGCCCACCGCGGTCATCGGCACCTCGGGCAGCGGCATCGCGACCGCCGCCGCACAGCAGCACCTGAAGGCGATCCTCAGCCACTTCAACGCGCCCACGCTCGGCCAGCCCGAGGGCTACATCCAGAGCACGCCGGGCCTGTTCGCCGAGAACGGCGAGGTCACGAACGACGAGACCGCCGGCTTCCTGATCGGCTACCTCGAGGCCTTCGGCGACCTGGTCGACCGCTTCGCGAAGGTGCCCGCCGGCGCCTGA
- a CDS encoding ABC transporter ATP-binding protein, with the protein MLQLRGITKSYGSRRVLDDVAFDVAPGRLTGFVGGNGAGKTTTMRIMLGVLGRDAGEVTLNGEPVTAADRRLFGYMPEERGLYPKMKVLEHIVYLARLHGFSKTDAAARATALLEELGLGERLTDNVETLSLGNQQRAQIAAALVHDPEVLILDEPFSGLDPIAVDVVANVLQTRAAQGVSVLFSSHQLDVVERLCDDLVIIAGGTIRAAGTREGLRAEHATRRFELVSGTDAGWLRDEPGVEVVDFDGGYALFEADSDETVQRVLQRAVAAGDVTTFAPRRPTLAQIFTEVIQ; encoded by the coding sequence ATGCTGCAGCTACGCGGGATCACCAAGAGCTACGGATCGAGGCGCGTCCTCGACGACGTCGCCTTCGACGTCGCACCCGGACGGCTGACCGGGTTCGTCGGCGGCAACGGCGCCGGCAAGACCACCACGATGCGCATCATGCTCGGCGTGCTCGGCCGCGACGCCGGCGAGGTCACCCTGAACGGCGAGCCCGTCACCGCCGCCGACCGCCGCCTGTTCGGCTACATGCCCGAAGAGCGCGGGCTGTACCCGAAGATGAAGGTGCTCGAGCACATCGTCTACCTCGCCCGCCTGCACGGGTTCTCGAAGACCGATGCCGCGGCCCGCGCGACCGCCCTGCTCGAAGAGCTGGGACTCGGCGAGCGCCTCACCGACAACGTCGAGACCCTCTCGCTCGGCAACCAGCAGCGCGCGCAGATCGCCGCCGCCCTCGTGCACGACCCCGAGGTCCTCATCCTCGACGAGCCGTTCTCGGGCCTCGACCCGATCGCCGTCGACGTCGTCGCGAACGTCCTGCAGACCCGCGCGGCGCAGGGTGTCTCGGTGCTGTTCTCGTCGCACCAGCTCGACGTCGTCGAGCGTCTGTGCGACGACCTCGTCATCATCGCGGGCGGCACGATCCGCGCGGCCGGCACCCGCGAGGGACTCCGCGCCGAGCACGCTACCCGCCGATTCGAGCTCGTCTCGGGAACGGATGCCGGTTGGCTCCGCGACGAGCCGGGCGTCGAGGTCGTCGACTTCGACGGCGGCTACGCCCTCTTCGAGGCCGACTCCGACGAGACCGTCCAGCGCGTCCTGCAGCGCGCGGTCGCCGCGGGCGACGTGACCACGTTCGCGCCGCGCCGCCCCACCCTCGCCCAGATCTTCACGGAGGTCATCCAGTGA
- a CDS encoding ABC transporter permease: MNTSVSPSFGQSVWLVTERELGSKLRSKSFIISTAVMFLIVLAGVLWAGFSAQSDSRTPIAVTSETASAITDPEAFDVTDAASADEARDLVRDGTVDAAVIPGGDEPLGYTVVFDEQVSNTLLQQLSIAPEVEILEPAGTDGFLRYIIAIAFGGVFFAAALTFGTTIATSVVEEKQTRVVELLISAIPTRALLAGKVLGNTILAMGQIVGIAAVAIIGLTVTGQDFLIAGLGGPIAWFAVFFLFGFVLLAALFAAAGALVSRQEDIGPTITPLTYIVMAPYFLVIFFNDNPVVLTIMSYVPFSAPVGMPVRIFVGEAQWWEPLLALLVMLAACIGAILVGAKIYENSLLRMGARVKLRDALSR; this comes from the coding sequence GTGAACACGTCCGTCTCCCCCTCGTTCGGTCAGAGCGTCTGGCTCGTCACCGAGCGCGAGCTCGGCTCGAAGCTGCGCTCGAAGTCGTTCATCATCTCCACCGCCGTCATGTTCCTGATCGTGCTGGCCGGCGTTCTCTGGGCGGGCTTCTCGGCCCAGAGCGACAGCCGCACGCCGATCGCGGTCACCTCTGAGACGGCGTCGGCCATCACGGACCCCGAGGCCTTCGACGTGACGGATGCCGCGTCCGCCGACGAGGCACGTGATCTGGTCCGCGACGGCACCGTCGATGCGGCCGTCATCCCCGGCGGCGACGAGCCGCTCGGGTACACGGTGGTCTTCGACGAGCAGGTGTCGAACACCCTCCTGCAGCAGCTCAGCATCGCCCCGGAGGTCGAGATCCTCGAGCCGGCGGGCACCGACGGGTTCCTCCGGTACATCATCGCGATCGCCTTCGGCGGTGTGTTCTTCGCCGCAGCGCTGACCTTCGGCACGACGATCGCGACGAGCGTCGTCGAGGAGAAGCAGACCCGTGTGGTCGAGCTGCTCATCTCGGCGATCCCGACCCGCGCGCTCCTGGCGGGCAAGGTCCTCGGCAACACGATCCTGGCGATGGGTCAGATCGTCGGCATCGCCGCGGTGGCCATCATCGGGCTGACCGTGACGGGACAGGACTTCCTCATCGCCGGGCTCGGCGGCCCCATCGCCTGGTTCGCGGTCTTCTTCCTCTTCGGCTTCGTGCTGCTGGCGGCGCTGTTCGCCGCGGCGGGTGCGCTGGTGTCGCGCCAGGAGGACATCGGCCCGACGATCACGCCGCTCACCTACATCGTGATGGCGCCGTACTTCCTCGTGATCTTCTTCAACGACAACCCCGTCGTGCTGACGATCATGTCGTACGTCCCCTTCTCGGCTCCCGTCGGGATGCCGGTGCGCATCTTCGTCGGTGAGGCGCAGTGGTGGGAGCCGCTCCTCGCTCTGCTCGTCATGCTGGCCGCCTGCATCGGCGCGATCCTCGTCGGCGCGAAGATCTATGAGAACTCGCTCCTGCGCATGGGTGCCCGCGTCAAGCTGCGCGACGCGCTCTCGCGCTGA
- a CDS encoding serine/threonine-protein kinase → MTETPEPLPGDMLAERYRLVAQIGQGGMARVFRADDTALGRTVAVKVLRPAVEEAVSAPERARSEVTLLASLNHPSLVTLFDAHLTGSPDYLVMEFVDGPTLSARIAEGPVPPAEVATLAAELGEALHVVHGSGVVHRDVKPSNVLLAPPHLPGGRPRAKLADFGIALLLDSARVTTPGTIIGTAAYLAPEQVQGRDPAPASDVYALGLVLLEALTGERAYPSTDGVSAAIARLTTPPAVPDTLSAGWRSLLSRMTATAPEDRPTALQVVEAAERLRAEPVDGAPPLPSVRAAVAAGIPIASVAGAEAARDEEKAGDAPTRRYPSSTPTAATVALAGEAAPGAASDGTPTRRSRRPLVIGLAVGAVALIAAGSIWAGSLAGSPQPVSTDPAQTVPQESTPAEVVSTDPTPTPTVSTTNDDPAPDDKAADEAAKDAEKAAKEEQKRAERDENRDRKGPKDKP, encoded by the coding sequence ATGACGGAGACACCCGAGCCGCTGCCCGGCGACATGCTGGCGGAGCGCTACCGCCTCGTCGCGCAGATCGGGCAGGGCGGCATGGCGCGCGTCTTCCGCGCAGACGACACCGCACTCGGTCGCACCGTGGCCGTCAAGGTGCTCCGCCCCGCCGTCGAAGAGGCGGTGAGCGCCCCCGAGCGGGCGCGCAGCGAGGTCACTCTGCTGGCGTCGCTCAACCACCCGTCGCTCGTCACGCTCTTCGACGCGCACCTGACCGGCTCACCCGACTATCTCGTGATGGAGTTCGTCGACGGTCCGACCCTCAGTGCCCGCATCGCCGAGGGGCCGGTGCCACCGGCGGAGGTCGCGACCCTCGCCGCCGAACTCGGTGAAGCCCTCCACGTCGTCCACGGCTCCGGCGTGGTGCACCGCGACGTCAAGCCGTCGAACGTGCTGCTCGCTCCGCCGCACCTGCCCGGTGGGCGTCCGCGGGCCAAACTCGCGGACTTCGGCATCGCGCTCCTCCTCGACAGTGCGCGGGTGACGACGCCCGGCACGATCATCGGCACGGCCGCGTATCTCGCGCCCGAGCAGGTGCAGGGGCGCGACCCGGCACCGGCATCCGATGTGTACGCCCTCGGTCTCGTGCTGCTCGAAGCCCTCACGGGCGAGCGCGCCTATCCGAGCACCGACGGCGTCAGTGCGGCCATCGCCCGCCTGACCACGCCGCCCGCTGTCCCCGACACCCTCAGCGCGGGGTGGCGTTCGCTGCTGTCACGGATGACGGCGACTGCGCCCGAGGATCGGCCGACGGCTCTCCAGGTGGTCGAGGCCGCCGAACGACTGCGGGCGGAGCCGGTCGACGGTGCACCGCCGCTCCCCTCCGTCCGCGCCGCGGTCGCTGCCGGCATCCCGATCGCGTCCGTCGCCGGTGCGGAGGCTGCGCGAGACGAGGAGAAGGCGGGGGATGCCCCGACCCGCCGCTACCCGAGCAGCACCCCGACAGCGGCGACCGTCGCGCTCGCCGGTGAGGCGGCTCCCGGTGCCGCGAGCGACGGCACCCCGACGCGGCGGTCCCGACGCCCCCTCGTGATCGGGCTCGCCGTCGGCGCGGTCGCACTGATCGCGGCGGGGAGCATCTGGGCCGGATCGCTCGCGGGATCGCCGCAGCCGGTCTCGACCGATCCTGCGCAGACCGTCCCGCAGGAGTCCACTCCCGCCGAGGTCGTGTCGACCGATCCGACGCCGACCCCGACCGTCTCGACGACGAACGATGATCCCGCTCCCGACGACAAGGCGGCCGACGAAGCGGCGAAGGATGCCGAGAAGGCAGCCAAAGAGGAGCAGAAGCGCGCCGAGCGCGACGAGAACAGGGACCGCAAAGGGCCGAAGGACAAACCGTGA